In Thermococcus bergensis, one DNA window encodes the following:
- a CDS encoding class I SAM-dependent methyltransferase produces MENQIEKFDFNLETLIEFSFFNVVKMGLELGIFRNTGKATTLEELLNSIDVPNRPYLKSLLSTYYDLGIIEVNENRVRNRKFLRTFLIKYDRLSDVIPEWIQLQDRIVEMATYAFSSFENPKVTMDFDKDADFWNTRLSNPLNNLYRKIIAKIGNLKDGIRVLDLGCGSVSPVELGRYVGPNGEYVGVDFSPRLLSIARRNIKTLGMDWVHLKEAEIRHIIPKRKYDVVIMSFVLEYIPEIYWTVAKALDFVDEGGKLIIVEPFRENFEHIAAWEFFEKLTKEFHRFPRKADIIDALEYSGKTARIREYGKSILVLELPY; encoded by the coding sequence ATGGAAAATCAAATAGAAAAATTTGACTTCAATCTGGAAACCCTAATCGAGTTCTCTTTTTTTAACGTAGTAAAAATGGGTCTTGAGTTGGGAATCTTTAGAAATACTGGTAAAGCCACAACCCTCGAGGAGCTCTTAAATTCGATAGATGTTCCAAATAGGCCTTACTTGAAATCACTTCTCAGCACATACTATGACCTCGGCATTATCGAGGTCAACGAAAACAGGGTGCGCAACAGGAAATTCCTAAGGACGTTTCTCATTAAATACGACAGGTTGAGTGATGTAATTCCAGAATGGATCCAATTACAAGACAGGATTGTCGAAATGGCAACTTATGCGTTCTCGTCGTTTGAAAATCCCAAGGTGACGATGGATTTTGATAAGGATGCGGACTTCTGGAACACTCGACTTTCGAACCCGCTCAATAATCTGTACCGAAAGATAATAGCCAAAATAGGCAATCTCAAAGATGGCATCAGGGTTCTTGACCTGGGATGTGGTTCAGTTTCTCCAGTAGAGCTCGGAAGATATGTGGGCCCAAATGGCGAATATGTAGGTGTCGATTTTTCCCCAAGACTTTTGAGTATCGCCCGGAGAAACATAAAGACTCTCGGAATGGATTGGGTACATTTAAAGGAGGCCGAAATAAGACACATAATCCCCAAGCGAAAATATGATGTTGTTATAATGAGTTTTGTTCTCGAGTACATTCCAGAGATCTACTGGACTGTAGCAAAGGCGCTTGATTTTGTTGATGAAGGTGGGAAGCTGATAATAGTAGAACCATTCAGGGAAAACTTTGAGCACATAGCCGCTTGGGAGTTCTTTGAAAAGCTAACTAAAGAATTCCACAGATTCCCAAGAAAAGCAGACATAATTGACGCCCTTGAATACTCCGGAAAGACAGCAAGGATAAGAGAGTATGGGAAGTCTATTCTTGTTCTTGAACTGCCGTATTAA
- a CDS encoding RNA-guided endonuclease InsQ/TnpB family protein, which translates to MPSETVKLTAKFKLKTEPEGLEDLFSLYSDIVNFLLDYAFENNITSFYRLKKETYKGLRREYPDLPSHYLYTACQMVTSIHKSYRKRKRRGKANGKPVFKKQVIMLDDHLFKLDLDGGFVKLSTPGGRLELEFYPAKYHEKFRGWKIGQAWLVKNSKGSFINIVFSEEVEVREPKAFVGVDLNENNVTLSLPEGDFIQIITHEREIRTGYFLKRRRIQKKLKTGKKRRELLEKYGERERNRLNDLYHKLANKIVELAEKYGGIALEDLTEIRNTIRYSAEMNGRLHRWGFRKLQSIIEYKAKLKGVSVVFVNPARTSSLCPICGGKLSPNGHRVLKCECGFEADRDVVGSWNIRLRGLKMWGVSVPPESQPMKTGGWKPTRYEINTLHTLYG; encoded by the coding sequence ATGCCGAGTGAGACTGTTAAGCTCACGGCAAAGTTCAAACTCAAGACGGAGCCCGAAGGGTTAGAAGACCTCTTCTCCCTTTATTCTGATATTGTTAATTTTCTCCTTGATTATGCTTTCGAAAACAACATCACGAGCTTTTACCGGCTGAAGAAGGAGACTTACAAGGGCCTCCGGAGGGAATACCCAGACCTTCCGAGCCATTACCTCTACACGGCTTGTCAAATGGTTACCTCAATCCACAAGAGCTACAGGAAGAGAAAAAGACGAGGAAAAGCTAATGGAAAGCCCGTCTTCAAAAAGCAAGTGATAATGCTTGATGATCATCTTTTCAAACTCGACCTTGACGGTGGATTTGTCAAGCTCTCAACTCCCGGCGGAAGGCTGGAACTGGAGTTTTACCCTGCAAAATACCACGAGAAGTTTAGAGGGTGGAAAATAGGACAAGCGTGGCTTGTTAAAAATTCAAAGGGGAGTTTCATCAATATTGTCTTTTCCGAGGAGGTTGAAGTTAGAGAGCCAAAAGCCTTTGTTGGTGTGGACTTGAACGAAAACAATGTTACCCTTAGCCTTCCAGAGGGGGATTTTATCCAGATTATCACTCACGAGAGGGAGATTAGAACGGGCTACTTCTTGAAGAGAAGGAGAATCCAGAAGAAGCTAAAAACGGGTAAAAAGAGGAGAGAGCTTTTGGAAAAGTATGGCGAAAGAGAAAGGAACAGACTAAATGACTTGTATCACAAGTTAGCAAACAAGATTGTTGAACTGGCGGAAAAGTATGGTGGTATTGCTCTTGAAGACTTAACGGAAATCAGGAACACAATAAGGTATTCGGCTGAAATGAACGGTCGCTTGCACAGGTGGGGTTTTAGGAAGCTTCAATCCATTATTGAGTATAAAGCCAAGTTGAAGGGTGTGAGTGTGGTTTTTGTTAATCCTGCTCGCACTTCATCCCTGTGTCCGATATGTGGGGGTAAGTTAAGCCCGAATGGGCACAGGGTTTTGAAATGCGAGTGTGGTTTTGAGGCTGACCGTGACGTGGTCGGCTCTTGGAATATTCGTTTGAGGGGCCTGAAGATGTGGGGAGTCTCCGTTCCCCCCGAAAGCCAGCCAATGAAGACGGGAGGCTGGAAGCCTACCCGTTACGAAATTAACACTCTACACACACTTTACGGGTAG